From Coccinella septempunctata chromosome 4, icCocSept1.1, whole genome shotgun sequence, a single genomic window includes:
- the LOC123310685 gene encoding centrosomin-like isoform X1 → MSYFGFTNYVSPPKSPVEGRKSPIRSPIIPFKTSPSQLNEVSTCPDFTFSNSLMRSPDGPMRGRSVKEFEEQLAALKKENFNLKIRIYFLEERMGANFNLDKENILKKNVELMVEIESLKKELQEKHDLLCQAVKAMDLEEDEFKKNAHAKNEEIMALKQEVEELKQQVQDGKYENDNDSSHKSYHSEPLFFSSKIGSMSDSSSKVRMLQERIAILENELVQEKENSASLQMIVDQADLINTKYEVLQEESTKKDETINGLRKELSAATDSLGKLSAQLKELEKSRDDFRMETQKLSRLLLEKSKAAEESEEHIAEMKRKYAGLKVEYERERQKYDRTKFVSDMRVTELEEDLEKQRTRVQDLQKKLAATGQELKENQNLLVPKSRNGRSIATNTDCDNVSVPNTATSPGVPQENALRNALDSRSPSKSPVATKTFDFDLIYKILTPLTFKTKPQLLKQLEELKNTLSASEQKIVRLKAQELKACALLKNLMQYHKTAEEQNQIHKERIMKLEKELEGVVSKPEGAQSNIRTQEKVDCSKEEKEYQALIQELENKLQILELTLKEKDIHIQYIEARNLELQNNIQAKEKDLIDLESSMSSQTPGTEKSKEISENTYSKLFEEKNKEIEKLNEELRKRTHDLQSVVNQELWQKNREIEKLQTKFTQLLENKEKEMIELKESFSTLSTNLNELRNENEEKHIENTNLKIDISDLKLQLQLLREKIGEIGLISDDRLEVEIIISSLDEMKNIQKQLEEVKLEKETLTQRINELEGTVQIYEGSTHLLPREAEIEKLRKNLKTSEDLRMQTTEVCHILRTQLEELAVFLDSLMKQKSVLGFLGSSQNRKLREAVEHSLDLSKSLNISLSMNPEQSLMQLSNITALLNCSDISNRTDSNRYSFSIMPDQATLTYQSHLFRVEDDNQDQQKSFTVKSLEDQIQMLQRELNMKNIELNRYRRESRNGKELRLSHSKPRISPSKLKNSITLRSEQHDSESEAWSEPDVNVSKARIGLFKEDKIAGIHEIHSSDSTDESLTQLDYKRADILNECQVTITKLSKQVQDLQAKLQEKESNYIELQEANDATNTLKEENEFLQVKAGELENELKTAKSELERVNERKLEIEEKLDSLTLQIHQLEKSEKELVDSHNVKNKELCDKINKMEVERDQLVNMATEYANMTETSRQEIIQLENKLTKLSIEKENLEVNLKKEYDDNLMREVKNVEKHLTDKIRETELKAVEQINEMTKKISELTENYTTNYVRKSEIVEKINEIEALNLELNVLREALEDSKKSAKLSELVEKSMKEEINGLQAKVNRVEAQFAEAVKEKDRLKKELVDECRKRAELERKYAEIEKEMLSLRDSYDKDVTMLHGYRSKLELKVSELEFSNADLHNRLAKLQSELNEQCRSVSPPVVDVNRSVPINQVPPYSRQISNNSQSYVSEDEVKARGVFSIVVPQKSFDSERIESNASPDLGIESDQGRFSSLEVVQGQVSRPLQQTLEIAESMNNLLDGDNNSLQGSTCDNKSCHQKSLELFQENNNLKKKLLKTRKALEDTVTQLTLANQRKKLVEKNICRQIHKTSQVLREAKANLDSGSETDFHKK, encoded by the exons ATGTCATATTTCGGTTTCACGAACTACGTCAGCCCTCCAAAGAGCCCGGTAGAGGGTAGGAAATCGCCAATAAGGTCGCCCATCATCCCGTTCAA GACGAGCCCCAGCCAATTGAACGAGGTCTCGACATGTCCAGACTTCACGTTTTCAA ATTCTCTGATGAGATCCCCGGATGGGCCCATGAGGGGCAGGTCGGTGAAGGAGTTCGAAGAACAGCTGGCGGCCCTGAAAAAGGAGAActtcaatttgaaaatccgTATCTATTTTTTGGAGGAACGCATGGGCGCCAACTTCAACCTGGACAAGGAGAATATACTCAAGAAGAATGTTGAATTGATG GTCGAGATCGAAAGTCTGAAGAAAGAGCTGCAAGAGAAACATGACCTCCTCTGTCAGGCGGTCAAAGCGATGGACTTGGAAGAGGACGAGTTCAAGAAGAACGCTCATGCCAAAAACGAAGAGATCATGGCCCTCAAGCAAGAAGTCGAAGAGCTCAAGCAGCAAGTCCAA GATGGAAAGTACGAGAACGACAACGATTCTTCGCATAAAAGTTACCACTCCGAACCTCTATTCTTTTCGTCCAAAATTGGTTCGATGTCCGATTCTAGCAGCAAGGTGAGGATGCTGCAGGAGAGGATAGCTATATTGGAAAATGAG CTGGTGCAGGAAAAAGAAAACAGCGCATCGCTACAGATGATAGTAGACCAAGCAGATTTAATAAACACCAAGTACGAGGTATTGCAAGAAGAATCGACAAAGAAAGACGAGACCATAAACGGACTGAGGAAGGAATTGAGCGCCGCTACAGATTCCCTCGGCAAGCTATCCGCGCAACTGAAAGAACTGGAAAAATCCAGGGACGACTTCAGGATGGAAACCCAGAAACTGTCCAGACTCCTGTTGGAGAAATCCAAGGCGGCCGAGGAATCGGAAGAACACATCGCGGAAATGAAGAGGAAATACGCAGGCCTCAAGGTCGAATACGAGAGGGAGAGGCAGAAATACGATAGGACGAAGTTCGTGAGCGACATGAGGGTTACGGAGCTGGAGGAGGACCTGGAGAAGCAGAGGACGCGCGTGCAGGACCTCCAAAAGAAACTGGCCGCGACCGGTCAGGAACTGAAAGAGAACCAAAACCTCCTGGTGCCGAAAAGCCGAAACGGCAGGTCGATAGCGACAAATACTGACTGTGATAATGTTTCAGTTCCGAACACAGCAACATCTCCAGGAGTACCGCAAGAGAATGCACTACGCAATGCACTAGATTCCAGGTCGCCTTCAAAATCACCAGTTGCAACCAAAACATTCGACTTCGACCTCATCTACAAGATATTGACACCACTCACATTCAAGACCAAACCACAG ttacttaaGCAGTTAGAAGAGCTGAAGAACACGCTATCCGCGTCCGAACAGAAGATCGTTCGGCTGAAGGCCCAAGAACTCAAGGCCTGCGCCCTCCTGAAGAACCTGATGCAATATCATAAAACGGCCGAGGAACAGAATCAAATACACAAGGAGAGGATAATGAAGCTCGAGAAGGAACTTGAAGGGGTCGTTTCCAAGCCGGAAGGAGCTCAGTCCAACATCAGAACACAAGAG AAAGTGGATTGTTCCAAGGAAGAAAAAGAGTACCAGGCATTGATCCAAGAGTTGGAGAACAAATTACAG ATACTGGAGTTGACTTTGAAGGAGAAAGATATCCACATCCAATATATCGAAGCTCGCAATCTGGAATTACAGAATAACATACAGGCCAAAGAGAAAGATCTGATTGATTTGGAGAGCAGTATGTCATCACAAACGCCGGGAACTGAGAAGTCGAAGGAAATATCGGAAAATacttattcaaaattattcgaaGAGAAGAACAAAGAAATCGAGAAGTTGAATGAAGAACTTAGAAAGAGGACTCATGATTTACAGTCTGTGGTCAACCAGGAATTATGGCAAAAAAATAGGGAAATTGAGAAATTACAAACGAAATTTACCCAGCTGTTGGAGAACAAGGAGAAGGAAATGATTGAGCTCAAGGAAAGTTTTTCGACCTTGTCAACCAACTTGAACGAGTTGAGGAATGAGAACGAAGAGAAACATATCGAAAATACAAACTTGAAAATTGACATATCTGATTTGAAACTCCAATTGCAGTTATTGAGGGAGAAGATTGGGGAAATAGGATTAATTTCGGACGATAGACTGGAAGTTGAGATTATAATCTCCAGTTTGGATGAAATGAAGAACATTCAGAAGCAACTCGAAGAGGTGAAGCTTGAGAAGGAAACTCTAACACAGAGAATCAACGAATTGGAAGGTACCGTTCAGATATATGAAGGATCTACTCATCTACTACCACGAgaagctgaaattgaaaaattgaggaaaaatctgaaaacaaGTGAAGATTTGAGGATGCAAACCACCGAAGTTTGTCATATTTTGAGGACGCAGCTGGAAGAATTGGCGGTATTCTTGGACTCGCTGATGAAGCAAAAATCTGTACTAGGATTTTTAGGATCTTCCCAGAATAGAAAACTGAGAGAGGCTGTGGAGCATAGCCTGGATCTGTCGAAATCGTTGAACATCAGTTTGTCCATGAATCCAGAACAGAGTCTGATGCAGCTCTCCAACATAACCGCCCTGTTGAATTGTTCCGATATATCCAACAGAACCGATAGCAATCGCTATTCCTTCAGTATAATGCCGGACCAAGCTACCCTCACCTATCAAAGTCATTTATTCAGGGTCGAAGACGACAATCAAGACCAACAAAAATCTTTCACTGTGAAAAGCCTGGAAGATCAAATCCAGATGCTTCAACGCGAACTGAACATGAAGAACATAGAGTTGAACCGTTACAGACGCGAATCCAGAAACGGCAAGGAGTTGAGGCTGTCTCACAGTAAGCCAAGAATATCGCCGAGCAAGCTGAAAAATTCCATAACGCTCAGGAGCGAGCAACACGATTCGGAATCTGAGGCATGGTCGGAACCAGATGTTAACGTTTCAAAGGCAAGAATTGGGTTGTTCAAGGAAGATAAGATTGCTGGAATTCATGAAATCCATTCCAGTGATTCCACGGACGAGAGTCTGACTCAGTTGGACTATAAACGTGCAGACATTTTAAACGAGTGTCAGGTCACTATAACTAAATTGAGTAAACAAGTTCAGGATCTGCAGGCCAAACTTCAGGAGAAAGAAAGTAATTATATCGAGCTGCAGGAGGCAAACGATGCGACCAACACGCTCAAAGAAGAAAATGAATTCCTTCAGGTCAAAGCGGGAGAACTGGAAAACGAGCTCAAAACGGCCAAATCTGAATTGGAACGTGTAAACGAAAGGAAGCTTGAAATCGAGGAAAAACTAGATTCTCTCACACTTCAAATCCATCAGTTAGAAAAGTCCGAAAAAGAACTGGTAGATTCCCATAACGTCAAAAATAAGGAGCTTTGCGACAAGATAAATAAGATGGAAGTTGAGAGGGACCAGTTGGTGAACATGGCGACCGAATATGCCAATATGACTGAAACGTCCAGACAAGAAATCATCCAACTGGAGAACAAATTGACGAAACTCTCAATAGAGAAGGAAAATTTGGAAGTCAACCTGAAGAAAGAATACGATGATAATTTGATGAGAGAAGTtaaaaatgtggaaaaacaCTTGACCGACAAGATTCGGGAAACCGAGTTAAAGGCCGTCGAACAAATTAATGAGATGACTAAAAAGATTTCAGAATTAACTGAAAATTACACAACGAATTACGTGAGGAAGTCGGAAATCGTGGAGAAAATCAACGAAATTGAAGCCTTGAATTTGGAATTGAACGTATTGAGGGAAGCATTGGAAGACTCTAAAAAATCGGCGAAGCTTAGTGAACTGGTCGAAAAAAGTATGAAAGAAGAGATTAATGGTTTGCAGGCGAAAGTCAATCGGGTTGAAGCTCAATTTGCTGAAGCTGTTAAAGAAAAAGATAGATTGAAAAAAGAGTTGGTAGATGAGTGTAGAAAGAGGGCAGAACTCGAAAGAAAGTACGCTGAGATAGAAAAAGAAATGTTGTCGTTGAGAGACTCTTATGACAAAGATGTAACTATGTTGCACGGCTACAGGTCGAAGCTAGAGCTGAAAGTGAGCGAATTAGAGTTCAGCAATGCAGATCTACACAACAGATTGGCGAAACTTCAGTCAGAATTGAACGAGCAATGTCGTTCTGTCTCACCGCCAGTTGTTGACGTCAACAGATCAGTACCGATCAATCAAGTTCCTCCCTACAGTCGACAAATTTCGAACAATTCTCAGAGTTACGTTTCTGAGGATGAGGTTAAGGCCAGGGGCGTTTTCTCCATTGTTGTTCCTCAGAAATCCTTCGATTCAGAGAgaatagaatcgaatgcttccCCGGATTTGGGAATCGAGAGCGATCAGGGGAGGTTTTCGAGCCTTGAGGTGGTACAAGGTCAAGTTTCAAGGCCATTACAGCAAACCCTCGAGATAGCAGAATCCATGAACAATTTATTGGATGGAGATAATAATTCCTTACAAGGGTCAACATGTG ATAACAAATCCTGCCATCAGAAATCGTTAGAATTGTTCCAGGAGAACaacaatttgaagaaaaaattattgaagacACGGAAGGCCCTTGAGGATACAGTGACACAGCTTACGCTAGCTAACCAACGTAAAAAattggttgaaaaaaatatttgccgACAAATACATAAGACAAGTCAAGTTTTACGCGAAGCTAAAGCCAATCTTGACTCGGGTTCTGAGACTgactttcataaaaaataa
- the LOC123310685 gene encoding centrosomin-like isoform X3 gives MADSDSNNIKQINTDLSKVQLDETTSPSQLNEVSTCPDFTFSNSLMRSPDGPMRGRSVKEFEEQLAALKKENFNLKIRIYFLEERMGANFNLDKENILKKNVELMVEIESLKKELQEKHDLLCQAVKAMDLEEDEFKKNAHAKNEEIMALKQEVEELKQQVQDGKYENDNDSSHKSYHSEPLFFSSKIGSMSDSSSKVRMLQERIAILENELVQEKENSASLQMIVDQADLINTKYEVLQEESTKKDETINGLRKELSAATDSLGKLSAQLKELEKSRDDFRMETQKLSRLLLEKSKAAEESEEHIAEMKRKYAGLKVEYERERQKYDRTKFVSDMRVTELEEDLEKQRTRVQDLQKKLAATGQELKENQNLLVPKSRNGRSIATNTDCDNVSVPNTATSPGVPQENALRNALDSRSPSKSPVATKTFDFDLIYKILTPLTFKTKPQLLKQLEELKNTLSASEQKIVRLKAQELKACALLKNLMQYHKTAEEQNQIHKERIMKLEKELEGVVSKPEGAQSNIRTQEKVDCSKEEKEYQALIQELENKLQILELTLKEKDIHIQYIEARNLELQNNIQAKEKDLIDLESSMSSQTPGTEKSKEISENTYSKLFEEKNKEIEKLNEELRKRTHDLQSVVNQELWQKNREIEKLQTKFTQLLENKEKEMIELKESFSTLSTNLNELRNENEEKHIENTNLKIDISDLKLQLQLLREKIGEIGLISDDRLEVEIIISSLDEMKNIQKQLEEVKLEKETLTQRINELEGTVQIYEGSTHLLPREAEIEKLRKNLKTSEDLRMQTTEVCHILRTQLEELAVFLDSLMKQKSVLGFLGSSQNRKLREAVEHSLDLSKSLNISLSMNPEQSLMQLSNITALLNCSDISNRTDSNRYSFSIMPDQATLTYQSHLFRVEDDNQDQQKSFTVKSLEDQIQMLQRELNMKNIELNRYRRESRNGKELRLSHSKPRISPSKLKNSITLRSEQHDSESEAWSEPDVNVSKARIGLFKEDKIAGIHEIHSSDSTDESLTQLDYKRADILNECQVTITKLSKQVQDLQAKLQEKESNYIELQEANDATNTLKEENEFLQVKAGELENELKTAKSELERVNERKLEIEEKLDSLTLQIHQLEKSEKELVDSHNVKNKELCDKINKMEVERDQLVNMATEYANMTETSRQEIIQLENKLTKLSIEKENLEVNLKKEYDDNLMREVKNVEKHLTDKIRETELKAVEQINEMTKKISELTENYTTNYVRKSEIVEKINEIEALNLELNVLREALEDSKKSAKLSELVEKSMKEEINGLQAKVNRVEAQFAEAVKEKDRLKKELVDECRKRAELERKYAEIEKEMLSLRDSYDKDVTMLHGYRSKLELKVSELEFSNADLHNRLAKLQSELNEQCRSVSPPVVDVNRSVPINQVPPYSRQISNNSQSYVSEDEVKARGVFSIVVPQKSFDSERIESNASPDLGIESDQGRFSSLEVVQGQVSRPLQQTLEIAESMNNLLDGDNNSLQGSTCDNKSCHQKSLELFQENNNLKKKLLKTRKALEDTVTQLTLANQRKKLVEKNICRQIHKTSQVLREAKANLDSGSETDFHKK, from the exons ATGGCGGACAGCGACAGCAACAATATAAAACAAATCAATACAGATCTTTCCAAAGTTCAGTTGGACGAAAC GACGAGCCCCAGCCAATTGAACGAGGTCTCGACATGTCCAGACTTCACGTTTTCAA ATTCTCTGATGAGATCCCCGGATGGGCCCATGAGGGGCAGGTCGGTGAAGGAGTTCGAAGAACAGCTGGCGGCCCTGAAAAAGGAGAActtcaatttgaaaatccgTATCTATTTTTTGGAGGAACGCATGGGCGCCAACTTCAACCTGGACAAGGAGAATATACTCAAGAAGAATGTTGAATTGATG GTCGAGATCGAAAGTCTGAAGAAAGAGCTGCAAGAGAAACATGACCTCCTCTGTCAGGCGGTCAAAGCGATGGACTTGGAAGAGGACGAGTTCAAGAAGAACGCTCATGCCAAAAACGAAGAGATCATGGCCCTCAAGCAAGAAGTCGAAGAGCTCAAGCAGCAAGTCCAA GATGGAAAGTACGAGAACGACAACGATTCTTCGCATAAAAGTTACCACTCCGAACCTCTATTCTTTTCGTCCAAAATTGGTTCGATGTCCGATTCTAGCAGCAAGGTGAGGATGCTGCAGGAGAGGATAGCTATATTGGAAAATGAG CTGGTGCAGGAAAAAGAAAACAGCGCATCGCTACAGATGATAGTAGACCAAGCAGATTTAATAAACACCAAGTACGAGGTATTGCAAGAAGAATCGACAAAGAAAGACGAGACCATAAACGGACTGAGGAAGGAATTGAGCGCCGCTACAGATTCCCTCGGCAAGCTATCCGCGCAACTGAAAGAACTGGAAAAATCCAGGGACGACTTCAGGATGGAAACCCAGAAACTGTCCAGACTCCTGTTGGAGAAATCCAAGGCGGCCGAGGAATCGGAAGAACACATCGCGGAAATGAAGAGGAAATACGCAGGCCTCAAGGTCGAATACGAGAGGGAGAGGCAGAAATACGATAGGACGAAGTTCGTGAGCGACATGAGGGTTACGGAGCTGGAGGAGGACCTGGAGAAGCAGAGGACGCGCGTGCAGGACCTCCAAAAGAAACTGGCCGCGACCGGTCAGGAACTGAAAGAGAACCAAAACCTCCTGGTGCCGAAAAGCCGAAACGGCAGGTCGATAGCGACAAATACTGACTGTGATAATGTTTCAGTTCCGAACACAGCAACATCTCCAGGAGTACCGCAAGAGAATGCACTACGCAATGCACTAGATTCCAGGTCGCCTTCAAAATCACCAGTTGCAACCAAAACATTCGACTTCGACCTCATCTACAAGATATTGACACCACTCACATTCAAGACCAAACCACAG ttacttaaGCAGTTAGAAGAGCTGAAGAACACGCTATCCGCGTCCGAACAGAAGATCGTTCGGCTGAAGGCCCAAGAACTCAAGGCCTGCGCCCTCCTGAAGAACCTGATGCAATATCATAAAACGGCCGAGGAACAGAATCAAATACACAAGGAGAGGATAATGAAGCTCGAGAAGGAACTTGAAGGGGTCGTTTCCAAGCCGGAAGGAGCTCAGTCCAACATCAGAACACAAGAG AAAGTGGATTGTTCCAAGGAAGAAAAAGAGTACCAGGCATTGATCCAAGAGTTGGAGAACAAATTACAG ATACTGGAGTTGACTTTGAAGGAGAAAGATATCCACATCCAATATATCGAAGCTCGCAATCTGGAATTACAGAATAACATACAGGCCAAAGAGAAAGATCTGATTGATTTGGAGAGCAGTATGTCATCACAAACGCCGGGAACTGAGAAGTCGAAGGAAATATCGGAAAATacttattcaaaattattcgaaGAGAAGAACAAAGAAATCGAGAAGTTGAATGAAGAACTTAGAAAGAGGACTCATGATTTACAGTCTGTGGTCAACCAGGAATTATGGCAAAAAAATAGGGAAATTGAGAAATTACAAACGAAATTTACCCAGCTGTTGGAGAACAAGGAGAAGGAAATGATTGAGCTCAAGGAAAGTTTTTCGACCTTGTCAACCAACTTGAACGAGTTGAGGAATGAGAACGAAGAGAAACATATCGAAAATACAAACTTGAAAATTGACATATCTGATTTGAAACTCCAATTGCAGTTATTGAGGGAGAAGATTGGGGAAATAGGATTAATTTCGGACGATAGACTGGAAGTTGAGATTATAATCTCCAGTTTGGATGAAATGAAGAACATTCAGAAGCAACTCGAAGAGGTGAAGCTTGAGAAGGAAACTCTAACACAGAGAATCAACGAATTGGAAGGTACCGTTCAGATATATGAAGGATCTACTCATCTACTACCACGAgaagctgaaattgaaaaattgaggaaaaatctgaaaacaaGTGAAGATTTGAGGATGCAAACCACCGAAGTTTGTCATATTTTGAGGACGCAGCTGGAAGAATTGGCGGTATTCTTGGACTCGCTGATGAAGCAAAAATCTGTACTAGGATTTTTAGGATCTTCCCAGAATAGAAAACTGAGAGAGGCTGTGGAGCATAGCCTGGATCTGTCGAAATCGTTGAACATCAGTTTGTCCATGAATCCAGAACAGAGTCTGATGCAGCTCTCCAACATAACCGCCCTGTTGAATTGTTCCGATATATCCAACAGAACCGATAGCAATCGCTATTCCTTCAGTATAATGCCGGACCAAGCTACCCTCACCTATCAAAGTCATTTATTCAGGGTCGAAGACGACAATCAAGACCAACAAAAATCTTTCACTGTGAAAAGCCTGGAAGATCAAATCCAGATGCTTCAACGCGAACTGAACATGAAGAACATAGAGTTGAACCGTTACAGACGCGAATCCAGAAACGGCAAGGAGTTGAGGCTGTCTCACAGTAAGCCAAGAATATCGCCGAGCAAGCTGAAAAATTCCATAACGCTCAGGAGCGAGCAACACGATTCGGAATCTGAGGCATGGTCGGAACCAGATGTTAACGTTTCAAAGGCAAGAATTGGGTTGTTCAAGGAAGATAAGATTGCTGGAATTCATGAAATCCATTCCAGTGATTCCACGGACGAGAGTCTGACTCAGTTGGACTATAAACGTGCAGACATTTTAAACGAGTGTCAGGTCACTATAACTAAATTGAGTAAACAAGTTCAGGATCTGCAGGCCAAACTTCAGGAGAAAGAAAGTAATTATATCGAGCTGCAGGAGGCAAACGATGCGACCAACACGCTCAAAGAAGAAAATGAATTCCTTCAGGTCAAAGCGGGAGAACTGGAAAACGAGCTCAAAACGGCCAAATCTGAATTGGAACGTGTAAACGAAAGGAAGCTTGAAATCGAGGAAAAACTAGATTCTCTCACACTTCAAATCCATCAGTTAGAAAAGTCCGAAAAAGAACTGGTAGATTCCCATAACGTCAAAAATAAGGAGCTTTGCGACAAGATAAATAAGATGGAAGTTGAGAGGGACCAGTTGGTGAACATGGCGACCGAATATGCCAATATGACTGAAACGTCCAGACAAGAAATCATCCAACTGGAGAACAAATTGACGAAACTCTCAATAGAGAAGGAAAATTTGGAAGTCAACCTGAAGAAAGAATACGATGATAATTTGATGAGAGAAGTtaaaaatgtggaaaaacaCTTGACCGACAAGATTCGGGAAACCGAGTTAAAGGCCGTCGAACAAATTAATGAGATGACTAAAAAGATTTCAGAATTAACTGAAAATTACACAACGAATTACGTGAGGAAGTCGGAAATCGTGGAGAAAATCAACGAAATTGAAGCCTTGAATTTGGAATTGAACGTATTGAGGGAAGCATTGGAAGACTCTAAAAAATCGGCGAAGCTTAGTGAACTGGTCGAAAAAAGTATGAAAGAAGAGATTAATGGTTTGCAGGCGAAAGTCAATCGGGTTGAAGCTCAATTTGCTGAAGCTGTTAAAGAAAAAGATAGATTGAAAAAAGAGTTGGTAGATGAGTGTAGAAAGAGGGCAGAACTCGAAAGAAAGTACGCTGAGATAGAAAAAGAAATGTTGTCGTTGAGAGACTCTTATGACAAAGATGTAACTATGTTGCACGGCTACAGGTCGAAGCTAGAGCTGAAAGTGAGCGAATTAGAGTTCAGCAATGCAGATCTACACAACAGATTGGCGAAACTTCAGTCAGAATTGAACGAGCAATGTCGTTCTGTCTCACCGCCAGTTGTTGACGTCAACAGATCAGTACCGATCAATCAAGTTCCTCCCTACAGTCGACAAATTTCGAACAATTCTCAGAGTTACGTTTCTGAGGATGAGGTTAAGGCCAGGGGCGTTTTCTCCATTGTTGTTCCTCAGAAATCCTTCGATTCAGAGAgaatagaatcgaatgcttccCCGGATTTGGGAATCGAGAGCGATCAGGGGAGGTTTTCGAGCCTTGAGGTGGTACAAGGTCAAGTTTCAAGGCCATTACAGCAAACCCTCGAGATAGCAGAATCCATGAACAATTTATTGGATGGAGATAATAATTCCTTACAAGGGTCAACATGTG ATAACAAATCCTGCCATCAGAAATCGTTAGAATTGTTCCAGGAGAACaacaatttgaagaaaaaattattgaagacACGGAAGGCCCTTGAGGATACAGTGACACAGCTTACGCTAGCTAACCAACGTAAAAAattggttgaaaaaaatatttgccgACAAATACATAAGACAAGTCAAGTTTTACGCGAAGCTAAAGCCAATCTTGACTCGGGTTCTGAGACTgactttcataaaaaataa